In the Chroococcidiopsis sp. SAG 2025 genome, one interval contains:
- a CDS encoding GTP-binding protein, with the protein MTDTVTLSNPTTLDIPKRGMPVTIVTGFLGSGKTTLLNHILSNCQDLKVAILVNEFGDINIDSQLLVSMDEDMVELSNGCICCTINDGLVDAVYDVLVRNDRVDYMVIETTGVADPLPIILTFLGTELRDFTRLDSIITVVDTETFTPDRFDSEAALKQIAYGDATILNKTDLASPEKVQELEAYISTVKAGARILHSQHGQVPLPLILDVGYNNPEAYADLVQEEIEQTQHDRDRHHSDDRHQYRDRHSHDRHEDRTHHHHEHHHHHSDHLDNDGFVSIAFESDRPFDVKKFESFLQEQLPKNVFRAKGILWFSDSDLRNIFQLSGPRFDLHGEEWRTPPKNQIVFVGRNLNADEIRQNLTGCLA; encoded by the coding sequence ATGACCGACACAGTAACTCTTTCCAACCCAACGACTCTGGACATTCCTAAACGAGGAATGCCTGTCACGATCGTTACAGGGTTTCTCGGCAGTGGTAAAACTACTTTGCTGAATCATATTCTGAGCAATTGCCAGGATTTAAAGGTTGCGATCTTGGTGAATGAGTTTGGTGACATTAACATCGATAGCCAATTACTCGTATCAATGGATGAAGATATGGTGGAACTGAGTAATGGCTGTATTTGTTGCACGATTAATGATGGATTGGTGGATGCGGTTTATGACGTGCTAGTGCGTAACGATCGCGTAGATTACATGGTAATTGAAACTACAGGTGTTGCTGACCCGCTGCCAATTATTCTGACGTTTTTGGGTACAGAATTACGCGACTTCACCCGACTCGATTCGATTATCACTGTTGTTGATACCGAAACCTTTACGCCGGATCGCTTTGACAGCGAAGCGGCGCTGAAGCAAATCGCCTACGGGGATGCCACGATTTTGAACAAAACGGATCTGGCATCACCGGAGAAAGTACAGGAGTTAGAAGCTTACATTAGTACGGTCAAAGCAGGTGCCAGAATTCTTCACAGCCAACACGGTCAAGTGCCGTTACCGTTGATATTGGACGTAGGATATAACAACCCAGAAGCCTATGCCGATCTCGTTCAAGAAGAGATTGAGCAAACTCAGCACGATCGCGATCGTCACCATTCGGACGATCGTCATCAATATCGCGATCGTCATTCGCACGATCGTCATGAAGATCGCACCCATCATCACCATGAACACCATCATCACCATTCCGATCATTTAGATAATGATGGATTTGTGTCGATCGCCTTTGAGAGCGATCGCCCCTTTGATGTCAAAAAGTTTGAATCTTTTTTGCAAGAACAGCTACCTAAAAATGTATTCCGCGCTAAAGGCATTCTCTGGTTTTCAGATAGCGACTTGCGTAACATTTTTCAACTGAGCGGTCCCCGCTTTGACCTGCATGGAGAAGAGTGGCGCACCCCACCGAAAAATCAGATTGTTTTCGTCGGGCGCAATCTGAATGCAGATGAAATTCGGCAAAACCTGACTGGTTGCCTTGCCTGA
- a CDS encoding SufE family protein, with protein sequence MFYSSTPLPPALERLVQRFQQTSDPKRKYEHLLWLTKRLPEFPAAAKIANNKVPGCVSQVYITATLEDDKVTFQGDSDAQITKGLVALLIEGLSSLSPLEIQDLSPDFITATRLDVSLTPSRANGFYNIFQFMQHKATTCQFANMPSMS encoded by the coding sequence ATGTTCTATTCCTCAACTCCACTTCCTCCTGCCCTAGAACGGCTCGTTCAACGCTTTCAGCAGACCTCCGACCCCAAGCGAAAGTATGAGCATTTACTCTGGCTTACAAAACGATTACCAGAATTTCCAGCCGCCGCAAAAATAGCGAATAACAAGGTTCCTGGTTGTGTGTCCCAAGTCTATATCACGGCTACCTTGGAGGATGACAAGGTCACGTTTCAAGGTGATTCAGATGCTCAGATTACTAAAGGACTGGTGGCGCTACTGATTGAAGGATTGAGTAGCTTGTCTCCTCTAGAAATCCAAGACCTCAGCCCGGACTTCATCACAGCAACTAGACTTGATGTCAGCCTCACCCCCTCTCGCGCTAACGGGTTCTACAACATTTTTCAGTTCATGCAGCATAAAGCTACAACTTGCCAGTTTGCTAATATGCCCTCCATGAGTTAA
- a CDS encoding cation transporter, which produces MGDRCCQAKASELSKLKKQQAKTLWAVLSINIVMFAIEFGAGIRADSLSLTGDSLDMLGDALVYASSLYVINKSVKAQAGTAFLKGSMVFLFAIAVFARVTYQLFTGASPEALTMGIVGVVALLANLLCLLLLTRHRNDNLNTSSVWLCSRNDIIANTSVLVAAALVSLTHSLLPDLAVGLLLTFIFARSAGKMLSQSWREMQQV; this is translated from the coding sequence ATGGGCGATCGTTGCTGTCAAGCCAAAGCCTCTGAGCTATCGAAGCTGAAAAAACAGCAAGCCAAGACGCTTTGGGCAGTTCTGTCGATCAATATAGTGATGTTTGCGATCGAGTTTGGGGCGGGTATTCGAGCAGATTCTCTATCTTTAACTGGGGATTCGCTAGATATGCTGGGTGATGCGCTGGTCTATGCCAGCAGTTTGTATGTCATTAATAAGAGTGTTAAAGCGCAGGCTGGGACAGCCTTCCTGAAAGGATCGATGGTGTTTTTGTTTGCGATCGCTGTTTTTGCGAGAGTCACTTATCAACTATTCACAGGCGCAAGTCCAGAAGCATTGACGATGGGAATTGTTGGAGTTGTGGCGTTACTGGCTAATTTGCTGTGTCTGTTGTTGTTGACTCGTCATCGCAACGACAATCTCAACACGTCTTCTGTTTGGTTGTGTTCCCGCAATGACATCATTGCCAATACATCAGTTCTGGTAGCGGCAGCGTTAGTTTCTCTAACTCATTCGCTTCTGCCAGATTTAGCAGTGGGTTTGTTGTTAACGTTTATTTTTGCCAGGTCAGCGGGGAAAATGCTTTCACAATCTTGGCGGGAGATGCAGCAGGTATGA
- a CDS encoding metalloregulator ArsR/SmtB family transcription factor, giving the protein MVEPKSNDICQVRCFNVELVAQVNEALPGDDLLEDAQILFGALADRSRLKILYALSRGEELCVCDVAALLEIKIAAASHHLRKLRDLKILKYRNDGKLAYYSLKDRRVTEILRYALSQLAE; this is encoded by the coding sequence GTGGTCGAGCCAAAGTCAAACGATATCTGCCAGGTGCGATGTTTCAACGTAGAACTGGTCGCTCAGGTCAATGAAGCCCTTCCAGGGGATGATTTGCTCGAAGATGCTCAAATTCTCTTCGGTGCTTTAGCCGATCGATCGCGCCTGAAGATTCTTTATGCACTGAGCCGAGGTGAAGAACTCTGTGTCTGTGATGTTGCTGCTCTGCTGGAAATCAAGATCGCTGCCGCCTCCCACCACCTGCGAAAACTGCGCGACCTCAAAATCCTGAAGTACAGAAATGACGGCAAACTGGCGTATTACTCCCTGAAAGATCGGCGAGTCACCGAGATTCTCCGCTATGCCCTCAGTCAACTTGCCGAGTAA
- a CDS encoding IS630 family transposase (programmed frameshift), with protein sequence MAKKYIVTLTAAEREYLQQLTSKGKNPAYKVNHARILLKADTSQAGGGWTDTEIASALDISISTIERVRRRLVEEGIEEALGRHEPKTRKARCLDGEQEAYLITLVCSEPPEGQGRWTLRMLADYMVDWGYVEAVSHETVRQTLKKNELKPWLNKSWVIPPTENAQFVCCMEDVLNIYTSRYDPLYPWVCFDESSKQLVAETIEPLPLEPGEVQRYDYQYERNGVCNLFMFFEPLTCWRHLEVTERRTAIDYAHQMKYLVDECYPQAAKITVIHDQLNTHVAASLYKAFPPAEARRILNKLEFHYTPKHGSWLNMAEIELSVLARQCLDRRIPDQETLKQEVAAWEQDRNRAATTVDWRFTTADARIKLKRLYPSISS encoded by the exons ATGGCTAAGAAATACATTGTCACACTAACAGCCGCTGAAAGAGAGTATTTACAGCAACTAACGAGTAAAGGAAAAAATCCAGCTTACAAGGTCAACCATGCACGGATTCTGCTCAAAGCAGATACTAGTCAAGCTGGAGGAGGATGGACAGATACAGAAATTGCTTCGGCGCTGGATATTAGTATTTCAACTATAGAAAGAGTACGCCGTAGATTAGTAGAAGAGGGAATAGAAGAGGCTTTAGGACGACACGAACCCAAGACGAGAAAAGCACGTTGTCTGGATGGTGAACAAGAAGCTTATTTAATTACTTTAGTTTGTAGCGAACCACCAGAGGGACAAGGGCGATGGACATTACGGATGCTAGCTGACTATATGGTGGATTGGGGATACGTTGAGGCAGTGAGCCATGAGACAGTACGACAGACACTGA AAAAAAACGAACTTAAACCTTGGTTGAATAAATCTTGGGTAATTCCACCAACAGAAAATGCCCAGTTTGTCTGTTGCATGGAAGATGTTTTAAATATATACACAAGCCGTTACGATCCGCTTTACCCTTGGGTTTGTTTTGATGAAAGCAGCAAGCAGTTAGTAGCAGAAACGATTGAACCTTTGCCGCTCGAACCAGGCGAAGTTCAACGTTATGACTATCAATACGAGCGCAACGGTGTCTGTAATCTGTTCATGTTTTTTGAACCACTGACTTGTTGGCGGCATCTAGAAGTTACCGAACGACGAACGGCAATTGATTATGCACATCAAATGAAATATCTGGTTGATGAGTGTTATCCTCAAGCCGCAAAGATTACTGTTATCCACGACCAACTCAACACTCATGTAGCCGCGTCTCTCTATAAAGCTTTTCCTCCAGCCGAAGCCAGACGAATTCTTAACAAATTAGAGTTCCACTATACGCCAAAACATGGCAGTTGGTTAAATATGGCAGAAATTGAGTTGAGCGTTTTAGCTCGTCAATGTCTCGACCGACGCATTCCCGACCAAGAAACTTTAAAACAAGAGGTAGCAGCTTGGGAACAGGACAGAAATCGAGCTGCAACAACTGTAGATTGGCGATTTACTACAGCTGATGCTCGAATCAAACTAAAGCGACTCTACCCATCAATATCATCCTGA
- a CDS encoding Uma2 family endonuclease, protein MVREYTPQTQPNQGQNYPPLQSGDRLTRPEFERRYAASPHIKKAELIEGIVYVASPLRHEQHGKPHSRVMTWLGVYQAMTIGVDLSDAPTVRLDLDNEPQPDAVLFLEASAGGQTRISPDGYIEGSPELIVEVAASSAAIDTGSKKQVYRRNGVLEYVIWQSYDNQLEWFWLTDGEYQLLSPDSDGIIRSRVFPGLWLAVEPLLSNRMARVLEVLQEGLQSPEHEAFVERLGRGK, encoded by the coding sequence ATGGTTCGCGAGTACACACCTCAAACGCAACCCAATCAAGGGCAGAACTATCCTCCCCTGCAAAGTGGCGATCGCCTGACACGACCTGAATTTGAGCGGCGGTATGCAGCCTCTCCCCACATCAAAAAAGCAGAACTGATCGAAGGAATTGTGTACGTGGCATCTCCTCTACGACATGAGCAGCATGGCAAACCCCACAGTCGAGTCATGACGTGGCTGGGGGTCTATCAGGCAATGACGATCGGCGTGGATTTGAGCGATGCACCAACTGTCAGGCTCGATTTGGATAATGAGCCGCAACCGGATGCCGTACTGTTTCTTGAAGCGAGTGCAGGTGGGCAAACCCGCATCAGCCCTGATGGTTATATTGAAGGATCGCCAGAACTGATCGTTGAAGTTGCTGCCAGTAGTGCCGCTATTGATACCGGGAGCAAGAAGCAAGTCTATCGTCGCAATGGGGTGCTGGAATATGTAATCTGGCAATCCTATGACAACCAACTGGAGTGGTTTTGGCTAACGGATGGGGAGTATCAATTACTCTCTCCTGATTCCGATGGCATCATTCGCAGTCGGGTATTTCCGGGCTTATGGTTAGCGGTGGAGCCGTTGTTGAGTAATCGGATGGCGCGGGTGTTGGAGGTGTTGCAGGAAGGGTTGCAGTCGCCGGAGCATGAGGCGTTTGTAGAGCGGTTGGGGAGAGGGAAGTAG
- a CDS encoding metal ABC transporter ATP-binding protein — protein sequence MQDIVLAVEQLTVTLETYAAVQDVSFSLEAGTDTAIVGPNGAGKSTLVQAILGILPRLAGNVFILGQPLSRKGSLAPQIRQQIAYLPQNFLVDRRIPITVEELVGLGWDSVGFQVPWANHQKRRHAVRDALAKVDALHLRQQPIGGLSGGETKRVLLAYCLVYPRRLLILDEAPAGLDMRGETEFYQLLYQLKLEEGWTILQISHDLNMVRRHCDRVFCLNRTLLCQGAPEVALSPDNLSTAYGSEFVRYHHHC from the coding sequence TTGCAAGACATTGTACTCGCAGTTGAGCAACTCACGGTTACCCTTGAAACCTACGCGGCGGTGCAGGATGTTTCCTTCTCCCTGGAGGCAGGCACCGATACGGCGATCGTTGGTCCGAATGGGGCAGGCAAAAGTACGCTGGTGCAAGCCATTCTGGGCATTCTGCCACGTCTTGCAGGGAACGTTTTCATTCTGGGGCAACCGTTGAGCCGCAAGGGTTCACTCGCGCCGCAGATCCGTCAACAGATTGCCTACCTGCCGCAAAACTTCCTGGTCGATCGCCGCATCCCGATAACGGTGGAAGAACTGGTAGGTTTGGGCTGGGACAGCGTCGGATTTCAGGTGCCCTGGGCAAACCATCAAAAACGTCGTCATGCCGTTCGAGATGCTTTAGCCAAGGTAGATGCACTCCATCTAAGACAGCAACCGATCGGTGGGCTTTCTGGGGGTGAAACAAAGCGGGTGCTGCTGGCATATTGCCTGGTTTACCCGCGTCGATTGTTGATTCTAGATGAAGCTCCGGCAGGATTGGATATGCGCGGTGAAACTGAGTTTTATCAATTGCTCTATCAACTTAAGCTTGAAGAAGGCTGGACAATTTTGCAAATCTCCCACGATCTAAACATGGTGCGGCGACATTGCGATCGCGTTTTCTGCCTCAATCGCACTTTACTTTGTCAGGGAGCACCAGAAGTTGCCCTTTCTCCCGACAATCTTTCTACTGCCTATGGCTCTGAATTCGTTCGCTATCACCATCACTGTTAG
- a CDS encoding Fur family transcriptional regulator, translated as MSSRTTRSQQSILHLLKQIDRAISAQDLYVELQNSDRSIGLATVYRSLEALKLRGVVQSRTVNNESLYSLVESDTHYLTCLGCGTSIPLEDCPVSELEAILYQSLPFKIYYHTLEFFGMCLPCQLQLDSPIARE; from the coding sequence ATGAGTTCTCGAACCACGCGCTCTCAACAATCCATTCTCCATCTGCTCAAACAGATAGATCGTGCCATCTCTGCTCAAGACCTGTATGTAGAACTACAAAACAGCGATCGCAGCATTGGCTTAGCAACGGTTTATCGTAGTTTAGAAGCCTTAAAACTTAGGGGAGTGGTGCAGTCTCGAACGGTTAACAATGAGTCGCTGTACAGTTTGGTAGAGTCAGACACGCACTACTTAACTTGTCTTGGCTGCGGTACTTCCATTCCCCTAGAAGATTGCCCCGTAAGCGAACTAGAAGCGATTCTGTACCAGTCCCTACCCTTCAAAATCTACTATCACACTCTAGAGTTCTTTGGGATGTGTCTGCCCTGCCAACTACAGTTAGACTCCCCTATCGCAAGAGAATAA
- a CDS encoding Crp/Fnr family transcriptional regulator: MVSTCTPVLATQLTQRTFHRRDIISLQPNILWRIERGVVRTLTWSESGTTVVLGYWGSGDVVGQALSKVQPYQIECVTSVAASSVPLENCDTVLEEIFCHTQQTEELLTIVRQESVYLRLLQLLIWLAQKFGHSVEQGQSLALQLTHQDMAEMIGTTRVTVTRLLAQFEQSGIIHRCQRQIILLR, encoded by the coding sequence ATGGTTTCAACTTGCACCCCAGTCTTAGCGACTCAGCTAACGCAGCGTACCTTTCACCGCCGCGATATCATTTCACTACAACCCAATATCTTGTGGCGAATTGAACGGGGAGTTGTCCGTACCTTAACGTGGAGCGAGTCAGGAACGACGGTTGTGCTGGGATACTGGGGAAGTGGGGATGTCGTAGGTCAGGCTCTGTCTAAGGTTCAGCCCTATCAAATCGAATGCGTTACAAGTGTAGCAGCTAGCAGCGTTCCTTTAGAAAATTGCGACACAGTATTGGAGGAGATTTTTTGCCATACTCAACAAACTGAAGAACTCCTTACTATTGTTCGTCAGGAAAGCGTGTATCTGCGCTTGCTACAACTTTTAATTTGGTTAGCTCAAAAATTCGGTCATTCTGTCGAGCAAGGACAGTCGCTCGCTCTGCAATTAACTCATCAAGATATGGCAGAAATGATTGGGACAACGCGAGTGACGGTCACTCGTTTACTCGCTCAATTCGAGCAGTCAGGAATCATTCACCGCTGCCAGCGTCAGATTATTCTCTTGCGATAG
- a CDS encoding class I SAM-dependent methyltransferase, with product MTQLMCANGETMTENLFDFDTNPNFSATDYDIGVRQSIPGYDALLSMLAALFQIYLSDRAHILILGAGGGNEIVALGQTHPTWQFTGVDPSAKMLAVARSKVASLGLEDRVTLHNGLVQELPLHPFNAATSLLVMHFLPDDGTKLDYLKAIGARLQSGSPFVLVDLQADKQSEGFKRLVNGWQTRAQIAGMESQRLTELIDRTWQHLPCIREERTLELLAQANFKQMTRFYTAFVFTGWLAFAG from the coding sequence ATGACCCAACTCATGTGTGCGAACGGTGAAACAATGACTGAAAACCTGTTTGATTTTGATACAAATCCTAATTTTTCAGCAACGGATTATGACATCGGAGTTCGTCAAAGTATTCCGGGTTATGATGCCTTACTGAGTATGTTGGCGGCTTTATTCCAAATCTACCTAAGCGATCGCGCCCATATTCTCATTCTTGGCGCTGGTGGAGGTAATGAGATCGTTGCATTGGGACAAACTCATCCCACCTGGCAGTTTACGGGTGTCGATCCATCGGCAAAAATGCTAGCAGTTGCTCGCTCGAAAGTTGCATCACTAGGACTAGAAGATCGCGTCACTCTTCACAATGGACTCGTACAAGAGCTGCCGTTGCATCCATTCAACGCCGCTACTAGCTTATTAGTCATGCATTTTCTACCGGATGATGGTACCAAACTGGACTATTTGAAGGCGATCGGCGCTCGCCTCCAATCTGGTAGCCCGTTTGTGCTAGTAGATTTGCAAGCAGATAAACAGTCTGAGGGATTTAAGCGATTGGTTAACGGATGGCAGACACGAGCGCAGATAGCAGGAATGGAATCACAACGGTTAACTGAATTGATCGACAGGACATGGCAACATCTCCCATGCATTCGGGAAGAACGAACGCTGGAACTACTCGCTCAAGCCAACTTCAAACAGATGACTCGTTTCTATACTGCGTTTGTTTTTACGGGCTGGTTGGCGTTTGCAGGGTAG
- a CDS encoding metallophosphoesterase family protein yields MKLAVISCIHGNYEALDAVLLDIDRQKADKIFCVGDLVGYGPYPNAVVEQIRSLDIPTCAGCWDEDIVEGLNACECSYPSLLAEKRGQLAHQWTNREVTPETRDFLAYLPQSLQEGNLCFVHGSPHSAHEYLLPEIDAFLALERVLATGADILFCGHTHVPYVRTLDRAQLQISVTSPSIEGEQSLNFTTPLKRIVNVGSVGEPRHGRPNATYVLYDTDTEQATLREVPYDYQKTCAAIIEKGLPPIFAWRLARGLEFAERADDPTHVCER; encoded by the coding sequence ATGAAACTCGCTGTTATCTCCTGCATTCACGGTAATTATGAAGCCTTAGATGCCGTGTTATTGGATATCGATCGCCAAAAAGCTGACAAAATTTTTTGTGTGGGTGACTTGGTGGGTTACGGTCCCTATCCTAATGCTGTAGTCGAACAAATTCGCTCGTTGGATATTCCCACCTGCGCTGGCTGTTGGGATGAAGATATCGTTGAGGGATTAAATGCTTGCGAGTGTAGTTATCCTTCATTATTAGCCGAAAAACGAGGTCAGCTAGCTCATCAGTGGACAAATCGGGAAGTTACGCCCGAAACGCGAGACTTCTTGGCTTATCTACCTCAAAGCTTGCAAGAAGGCAACTTGTGTTTCGTGCATGGCAGTCCTCATAGCGCCCACGAGTACTTATTACCAGAAATAGATGCTTTTCTGGCTCTAGAACGGGTACTAGCTACGGGTGCTGATATCTTATTTTGCGGTCATACTCACGTACCTTACGTCCGCACTCTCGATCGCGCTCAACTCCAAATTAGCGTTACAAGTCCTAGTATCGAAGGCGAGCAGTCTTTAAATTTCACAACTCCTTTGAAGCGAATTGTGAATGTCGGTTCGGTAGGAGAACCGCGCCACGGGCGACCGAATGCCACCTACGTCCTCTACGACACAGACACCGAACAAGCGACTCTCAGAGAAGTCCCCTACGACTATCAAAAAACTTGTGCGGCAATTATTGAAAAGGGATTGCCGCCGATTTTTGCCTGGCGTTTAGCAAGGGGACTGGAGTTTGCAGAACGAGCCGATGACCCAACTCATGTGTGCGAACGGTGA
- a CDS encoding GTP-binding protein: MIIAVAGLPGAGKTTWIRQQLAIANQPVQYFSPGSDPVPIDMTCIAAEFPAVKILKEGEENRLLDLSVAESITYIELGFHIDLASVEPVLSVLDDLSIHRVALMPPNIQNTGWHAWADEVVPGVTAEPTEGKPELWRAPISGQVLDPASLDVFWYELTQGAYGRVNRAKGIFDLADGRAFYFDFVVGILDSTYTELTVPRWLEGRPQRFSGIEVVGIELDKKAISQTLKDCCLAGAAIHHYQQQIKESLEEDLEEA, from the coding sequence ATGATTATTGCTGTCGCTGGTTTACCAGGAGCAGGGAAAACTACCTGGATTCGACAACAGTTAGCCATTGCCAACCAACCCGTGCAGTATTTCAGTCCTGGTTCTGACCCAGTTCCCATCGACATGACCTGCATTGCGGCTGAATTTCCTGCTGTCAAAATCCTCAAGGAAGGAGAGGAAAATCGGTTGTTAGACTTGTCGGTGGCGGAGTCGATTACCTATATAGAACTGGGATTTCATATAGATTTAGCGTCAGTTGAGCCAGTGTTATCGGTGTTAGATGACCTCTCAATTCATCGCGTTGCCTTGATGCCACCAAACATTCAGAATACGGGATGGCACGCTTGGGCGGACGAGGTTGTGCCAGGAGTCACAGCTGAACCCACGGAAGGTAAACCAGAGCTTTGGCGTGCACCGATTAGCGGTCAAGTTTTAGACCCAGCAAGCCTGGATGTCTTTTGGTACGAGTTAACTCAAGGAGCCTATGGCAGAGTTAACCGAGCGAAGGGCATTTTTGACCTGGCTGACGGACGAGCGTTCTACTTTGATTTTGTGGTTGGAATTCTCGATAGTACCTACACCGAGTTAACTGTTCCCCGTTGGTTAGAAGGGCGTCCCCAGCGCTTTAGTGGGATTGAAGTTGTCGGAATTGAATTGGATAAAAAAGCAATTTCTCAAACCTTAAAAGATTGTTGTTTAGCCGGCGCTGCCATTCATCACTACCAACAACAAATCAAAGAATCATTAGAAGAAGACCTAGAGGAAGCATGA
- a CDS encoding FAD/NAD(P)-binding protein, with protein MKANSASLPTFIDLAIVGAGPHALTLVTHLLQKRQHLHNRFLVFDKSGTWLQQWQQQFAAFEIPHLRSPAVHHPDPNPYALRRFAQCRPDELFPPYDLPGTKLFQDFCSDVIERWQLQERVIKAGVSRIEPLPHPLRPRFRVWLQTGQSIVARRVVLATGGGEPQLPDWVNQIQSKYPQDRLCHSQQVNLHGLQLAGERVLIVGGGLTSGHLAVGAIARGAKVLLIARRQLQAKLFDADPGWLGPKYLKGFWAESDWEKRAQLIQQARNGGSLTPAMMTQLLKHSRNARLRLDENCQVVKAEWSNNRWLVKCSNGEEHECDRLWLATGTRMNVTAQPLLQEALQSYLVPVVNGLPVVDDRLRLPGSELFLLGGLSALQVGPVARNLSGARMASSRIVPALTKSSVALSSARSA; from the coding sequence ATGAAAGCGAATTCTGCGTCCTTACCTACCTTCATTGACCTTGCGATCGTTGGTGCGGGTCCTCATGCTCTGACTTTAGTAACGCATTTGTTGCAAAAGCGCCAGCATTTGCACAATCGGTTTCTCGTATTCGACAAAAGTGGAACTTGGTTGCAGCAGTGGCAACAGCAATTTGCTGCCTTTGAGATTCCCCATTTGCGATCGCCTGCCGTCCACCATCCCGATCCCAACCCCTATGCTTTGCGACGGTTTGCTCAGTGCCGTCCTGATGAACTATTTCCCCCTTACGATCTGCCAGGAACCAAACTTTTTCAAGATTTTTGCTCTGATGTAATTGAGCGGTGGCAGTTACAGGAACGAGTCATCAAAGCTGGTGTCTCTCGGATCGAACCTTTACCTCATCCTCTTCGCCCTCGATTCCGCGTGTGGTTGCAAACAGGACAGTCGATTGTTGCTCGCCGAGTTGTGCTGGCGACTGGTGGTGGTGAACCACAGTTACCCGATTGGGTCAACCAGATTCAGTCAAAGTATCCTCAAGATCGGCTCTGCCACTCGCAGCAAGTCAATCTGCATGGCTTACAACTAGCGGGTGAGAGAGTGTTAATTGTGGGCGGCGGTTTGACCAGCGGACATTTGGCAGTGGGAGCGATCGCGCGGGGAGCCAAAGTGCTGTTAATCGCACGGCGGCAACTGCAAGCAAAATTATTTGATGCCGATCCTGGATGGCTCGGACCGAAGTACCTTAAGGGATTTTGGGCAGAATCAGACTGGGAGAAACGCGCTCAATTAATTCAACAGGCACGAAATGGTGGTTCGCTCACACCAGCAATGATGACTCAGCTACTCAAGCATTCACGTAACGCTCGACTCAGGTTGGATGAAAACTGTCAAGTAGTTAAGGCAGAGTGGTCAAATAATCGTTGGCTTGTCAAATGCAGCAATGGAGAAGAACACGAGTGCGATCGCCTTTGGCTAGCTACTGGTACGAGAATGAACGTTACAGCTCAACCTTTATTACAAGAAGCCTTACAATCCTACTTAGTGCCAGTAGTAAATGGCTTGCCAGTGGTGGACGATCGCTTGCGTCTGCCTGGGAGCGAGTTGTTTCTTCTAGGCGGGTTGAGTGCATTGCAGGTGGGACCAGTAGCGCGGAATCTATCAGGAGCAAGGATGGCAAGCTCACGAATTGTTCCTGCACTAACAAAGTCTAGTGTCGCTCTCTCATCAGCCCGAAGTGCCTAA